GGCCCGTTCGGCGGGTTCGGCCCATGGGGCGGAGCCCCCGACGGCGGCGGAGGAGCCTCCGACGGCGGCGGGGGAGGCTCGTCCGCGCGCACCGCCCCGCGCGGGCCGGGCCGGCCCAGCGCCCTGCTGCTCACCGTCATCTCGGTGGCGGTCCTGACGGCCCTGTTCGTGCTGTTCACCCGCGTGTACACCGAGGTCCTCTGGTTCGACCAGCTCGGCTTCACCGAGGTGTTCTGGACCGAGGTCCTCACGAAGGCCGCCCTGTTCCTCGTGGCCGGAGCCCTCATGGCCCTGGCCGTGTGGCTGGCCATCCACCTGGCCTGGCGCCACCGGGCCGGGGAGGCCGGCCCCGAGGCGCGGGACTCCCTGAGCCGGGCCCAGCGCCAGCTCGAGCCGATGCGCCGTCTGGTGTTCGTGGCCGCCCCGATCATCCTGGGCCTGTTCGCCGGCTCGGCCGCCATGAACGGCTGGCAGACCGTCCAGCTGTTCCTGCACCAGGTGCCCTACGGCCGCACGGACCCGGAGTTCGGCCTGGACCTGATGTTCTTCATGGCCACGCTGCCGTTCCTGTCCATGGTGGTCGGCTACCTGATCTCCGTGGTGCTGATCGCGGGCCTGGCGGGCCTGGCGGTGCACTACCTGTACGGCTCCGTGGGGGTGCGGGAGGACGGCAGGCTGCACGTCGCCCGTCCCGCGCGCATCCACGTGGCCGTGACGGTGGGCCTGTTCCTGCTCCTCCAGGCCGTGACCTTCTGGCTCAACCGGTACCGCACCCTGCAGTCGCAGTCGGGCGGCTGGGCGGGCGCCATGTACACGGACGTCAACGCGGTGATCCCCACCTCGGCGATCCTCGCGGTCACGGCGGCGATCGTGGCCGTCCTGTTCGTGGTGGCCGCCTTCACCGGCCGCTTCCGGCTGCCGCTCGTGGGCACGGCGGTGCTGGTGATCACGGCGCTCGTGGTGGGCACGGCCTACCCGTACATCGTCCAGCAGTACCAGGTGAAGCCCTCCGAGCGGACCCTGGAGTCCGAGTACATCGCACGCAACATCGAGATGACGCGCGAGGCGTACGGCCTGGACGCCGTGCAGGTGGCCAACTACGAGGGCGCGACGGAGACCGAGGCGGGCGCCCTGGCGGGGGAGGAGGCCAACACGGCCAACGTGCGCCTCATGGACCCCAACCTGATCTCGCAGACGTTCGGCCAGCTGCAGCAGTTCCGCCCGTACTACGCCTTCCCGGGCACCCTGCACGTGGACCGCTACGAGGTGGACGGCCAGGTCCGGGACACGATCCTGGCGGCCCGCGACGTGAACGTGGACGACTCGCAGTCCTGGGTCAACCGGCACACCATCTACACGCACGGCTACGGCATGGTGGTGGCGGACGCCTCGGAGGTGGCCGCGGGCGGCCGTCCGCAGTGGCTGCTCTCCGAGATCCCGACGCGCGGACCCCTCGCCTCGGACCAGGACTACGAGCCCCGCATCTACTTCGGCCAGAACTCCCCGGCGTACTCCGTGGTCGGGGCGCCCGAGGGCGCCCCGCCGGTGGAGCGCGACCGCCCCCAGACCGCGGACTCCGAGGACGACACCGCCTACACCTTCCAGGGCGACGGCGGCCCCTCCGTCGGCGGCATCTTCAACCGCCTCGCGTACGCGGTGAAGTTCGGGGCCCCCGAGCTGGTGCTGTCCTCGGACGTCAACGAGGAGTCGCAGATCCTCTACGACCGCGACCCCATGGAGCGCGTGCGGAAGGTGGCCCCGTACCTGACGGTGGACACCTCGGCCTACCCGGCGATCGTGGACGGCCGCGTGAAGTGGATCGTGGACGCCTACACCACCTCGGACCAGTTCCCCTACTCCACGGCCGAGCAGCTGGGCGAGGCCACCCTGGACGCGCTGAGCCAGGGCCCGAACGCGGCCCTGCAGGGCCGGGTGAACTACATCCGCAACTCCGTGAAGGCCACCGTGGACGCCTACGACGGCTCCGTGGACCTCTACGCATGGGACACCGAGGACCCGCTGCTGCGGGCGTGGCAGGAGGTCTACCCGGCCTCCCTGCGCCCGTACACGGAGATGAGCGCCGCGCTCATGGACCACGTCCGCTACCCCGAGGACATGTTCAAGGTCCAGCGCGAGCTGCTGGGCCGGTACCACGTGACCGACCCGGACGACTTCTACGAGAACAACGACGCGTGGTCCGTGCCCTCGGACCCCACGCGGGACGACGACGTCAAGCAGCCCCCGTACTACATGACGCTGCAGATGCCCGGGCAGGAGGAGCCCGCCTTCTCCCTGACCAGCAACTACATCCCGCAGATCACGCAGAACGCCCAGCAGCGCAACGTGCTCTACGGGTTCCTGTCCGCGGCCGGTGACGCCGGCACGGGCGAGGACGGCGTGAAGGCGGAGGACTACGGCACGCTCCGTCTGCTCGAGCTGCCCCGCTCCACGACGGTGCCCGGCCCCGGCCAGGCGCAGGCGAACTTCGACTCGAACGCCACTGTCTCCCAGGAGCTGAACCTGCTGCGCCAGGGCGCCTCCGAGGTGCTCAACGGCAACATGATCACCCTGCCGGTGGCGGGCGGCATCCTGTACGTCCAGCCGGTGTACGTCCGGTCCTCGGGCGGCACCACCTACCCGACGCTGCGCAAGGTCCTCGTGTCCTTCGGCGACAAGGTGGGCTTCGCGGACACCCTGCAGGGCGCCCTGGACCAGGTGTTCGACGGCGACTCGGGGGCCGTCACCCCCGAGGAGGGCCAGGCCGGCGGCGAGAGCGGGCAGCCGGCCGAGCCGCAGGACACCGCCGAGCAGGAGCTGCAGTCCGCGCTGCAGGAGGCGCAGGACGCGCTGACGAAGGGCCAGGAGCGCCTGGCCGAGGGCGACTGGGCCGGCTACGGCGAGCAGCAGGACCGCCTCAACGAGGCCCTGCGCCGCGCCACGGCCGCGGATGACGCGCTCAACGGCGATGCCGGCGCGCCGGCCCCCGCGGAGGGCGCCCCGGCGCCGGCCGAGGGCGACGCAGCCCAGCCCGCTCCGCAGCCCGAGGGCTGAGCCGGCGGGCCGCACGCGACGGCGCCGAGCGGGGGAGCGATCCCCGGCCCGGCGCCGTCGTCGTCCGCGCAGGGGGTTCTGCGGCCTCGGTGACGAGCACATGGCCGTGTGATGACCGGCACGCGTCCATGATTTGGCGGGCGGGTGAGGGCCGTGTAGAGTCTTGTCCATCGCCGCGGGGTGGAGCAGTTCGGTAGCTCGCCGGGCTCATAACCCGGAGGTCGCAGGTTCAAATCCTGCCCCCGCAACGAGAACAAGGCCCCAGGACCTCGGTCCTGGGGCCTTCGTCGTGCCCGGCGCCTCCCTCGCGTCCGGGTCCGCGTGGGGGACTGCGCCGGAACGACGACGGGCCGGCACCTCCGCATGGCGGTGCCGGCCCGTCGTCGTGCGCGGGATGGTGGGGGTGGGGCCCGGTCGGCTCAGACCGAGGCGGGGGCGCGCCGCGCGGGGTCGGTCCGCACCAGCAGGACCGCCGCGGCGATCGCGGCCACCGCGATGGCGCCCCAGATGCCCACCACGGCCCACGAGAGGCCGGCGATCACCAGCAGCGGCACGAAGGACACGGCGGCGATCTCCACGGGCACCACGGGGATGTAGGCCACGCCGAACTGCTCCATGGTCCCGGACTTCAGCTTGGGGTCCACGATGCGCAGCATGGCCACGCCCGTGGCGACGGCGCCGGTGGCCCAGCCCCAGGTGAACAGCTGCTTCTCGAACCAGCCGTCCGTCATCACGCGCGGCGCCACCACGAGGCCGAGGAACAGGGACAGCGCCAGGCCCACCAGGAACAGGACCAGCAGCGGCTGCCAGAACTCCACGACCACCTGGGGGGCGATCGAGGCGATGCCGCAGACGATCAGGATGTCCGTGGCGGTGCCGGAGACGGAGTTCAGGGAGGGGGAGTCCAGAAACTTCGCGGTGCGGGTGGCCTGGAAGAGGACGCGGCCGATCAGGCCCAGCACGAACGCGACGGCGAAGGCGGGGATGATCAGCTCGGGGCCGTTCTCGCCCACCACGCGGGGCCACATGTCCTTGATCCACTCGACCACGCCGTACGCGGCGGCGCCGATCATGGCCACGATGCCCACCTGGAAGGCCAGCGACTCCACCGAGGCCGCGGAGAAGGTGTGCCGGCCGATCACGGGGCGCTCGGCGACCTGATCCAGCACGCCGGTGCGCAGGTCCTCCGGGATGGAGGTGAGACCCGCGTACTCCTTGGCGTGGCCGCGCTTGGCGCCGTGCTTGGCCTGGATGATGCCGCCCACCACGCCGATGATCATGCCGACGGTGGCGGAGGTGTAGGCCAGCGAGGCCACGGTCGGATCGCCGTTGGCCTCGTAGGCCTGGCCCACGGCGGCCGCGGAGCCGAATCCACCGGCCCACCCGGCGAAGAGCAGCACGGCGAACGAGTCGGGGGTGTCGAACAGCGGCTTCAGGACCAGCAGGGCCACGAGCGCGCCGATCGCCACCTGCGAGGCGTAGATCAGCACGCCGTAGGAGGCGAACGCACCCACCGGTCGGCCGATCTTGCGCACGTCGAAGTCGTCCGTCAACGCCAGGCAGACGAAGACGATCACGATCAGGATGGAGCCGTACGTGCCGAGCTGCGAGCTGAACGGCATGACGCCCAGGAACTGCGGGCCGAGGATCAGGCCGAGGATGCCCGCGATCACGGACGCGGGGATCATCAGGATCTGGAGCGGTGTGACGACGGCGCGGGCCAGCGTGCCGACGGCCAGCAGGGCGCCGATCAGGCCGGCGTCGACCAGCACGGACCAGGCCGTGAACTGTTCTTCCATGGGGTCTCCCGGGGTGCGAGGGGCACGCGCCGCCGTCCCTCTGGTGGGGTCGTGGCGCGCGGGTCCCCTCGGGACGCGAGGGGACCGGGGGACCCTAGCAGGGGGCGGTGTGGGCCGCCGAATCCGGGGTGGCCCGGGGCGGGACGCGCGACGGCGGCGTCGCCCCCGCGCAGGGGACGGCGCCGCCGTCGAGATGCCGCGGCGTCAGCTGACGCCGCGGTGGACCGGATCAGGCCTGGGTGCCGGTGCCGGTCTTCGTGCCGGACTGCTCGCCCGAGTAGTCGAGGGTCAGCTCATCGGAGCCGGCCTCGAGGGCGGCGGGGGCGCCGCCGGACTTCAGGGCCGCGAGGCGGGCCTCCACCTCGGTCTGCTCGCCGAGGTCCTCGAGGGACTCGAACTGGGAGTCCAGGGAGGACGCGGCGAGCTCCTGCTGGCCGCGCACCCGCGCCTCCTCGCGGCGGACCTTCTCCTCGTAGCGGGAGATCTCCGAGGTCGGATCCATGATGTCGATCGACTTCACGGCGTCCGCGACCTTGGTCTGGGCGTCGGCGGTGCGGGCGCGCGCGGTGAGCTCGTCGCGCTTGGACACCAGCTGCTGGCGCTTGACCTTCATCTGGTCCAGTCCGCTCTTGAGGCGGTCCACGATCTCGCGCTGCGAGGCGATCGTCGGCTCGGCGGTCTTCATCTGACGCTCGGCGTCCATCTGGCGCTCGATGGCGACCTTGGCGAGGTTGTCGAACTTGTCCGCGTTGGCGGCGTCGCCCTGGGAGCGGAAGTCGTCGGCCTTCTGGGAGGCGGCGAGGGCCTTCTGGCCCCAGCTGCGCGCGGCCTCCTCGTCCTCGCGGTAGTCCTCCTCCATCATGCGCAGGTTGCCGATGGTCTGCGCGACGGCCGCCTCGGCCTCCGCGATGTTGTTGGTGTAGTCCCGGACCATCTGGTCCAGCATCTTCTGGGGGTCCTCCGCCTTGTCCAGCATCGCGTTGATGTTGGCCTTGGCCAGGGTGCTGATACGGCCGAGGATGGACTGCTTGACCATGGTGTTCGCCTTTCGTGGGGGTGGTGATCGGTGTCGCCAGGCCGGTGACCTGCACGTCGTCGTCCCGCGGCGGGGTCCCGCCGGGGCCCCGGACGACGTCGGCCGTCCGGGCCGGTGCGCGCGGCACCGGTGGTCTGTGGTGGACGGGTCAGAAGCCTCCACCGCTGAAGTCGCCGAAGTCGCCGAAGTCGCCCCCACCGAGGCCACCGCCGTCGAAGCCGCCGAAGCCGCCGCCGCCCCAGTCGCCGCCGCTGTGGCCGCCACCGAGCATCGAGTTCATGAGGATGCCGCCGAGCAGCGCACCGCCGAGACCGCCGGCGAAGCCGCCGCCCATGCCGCCGCGCTGGACCACCACCGGACCTCCGAAGGGGGAGCCCCCGTAGCCGCCCATGCCGCCGTAGCCGCCCCCCATGCCGCCGTAGCCGAAGCCGGCCACGTCCTCCTGGGCGCGCTCGCTCGCCCGGTCCGCCAGCTGGGAGGCGC
This Micrococcus flavus DNA region includes the following protein-coding sequences:
- a CDS encoding UPF0182 family membrane protein; the encoded protein is MSFGQSGGPFGGPPRDQGPGAGGPFGGFGPWGGAPDGGGGASDGGGGGSSARTAPRGPGRPSALLLTVISVAVLTALFVLFTRVYTEVLWFDQLGFTEVFWTEVLTKAALFLVAGALMALAVWLAIHLAWRHRAGEAGPEARDSLSRAQRQLEPMRRLVFVAAPIILGLFAGSAAMNGWQTVQLFLHQVPYGRTDPEFGLDLMFFMATLPFLSMVVGYLISVVLIAGLAGLAVHYLYGSVGVREDGRLHVARPARIHVAVTVGLFLLLQAVTFWLNRYRTLQSQSGGWAGAMYTDVNAVIPTSAILAVTAAIVAVLFVVAAFTGRFRLPLVGTAVLVITALVVGTAYPYIVQQYQVKPSERTLESEYIARNIEMTREAYGLDAVQVANYEGATETEAGALAGEEANTANVRLMDPNLISQTFGQLQQFRPYYAFPGTLHVDRYEVDGQVRDTILAARDVNVDDSQSWVNRHTIYTHGYGMVVADASEVAAGGRPQWLLSEIPTRGPLASDQDYEPRIYFGQNSPAYSVVGAPEGAPPVERDRPQTADSEDDTAYTFQGDGGPSVGGIFNRLAYAVKFGAPELVLSSDVNEESQILYDRDPMERVRKVAPYLTVDTSAYPAIVDGRVKWIVDAYTTSDQFPYSTAEQLGEATLDALSQGPNAALQGRVNYIRNSVKATVDAYDGSVDLYAWDTEDPLLRAWQEVYPASLRPYTEMSAALMDHVRYPEDMFKVQRELLGRYHVTDPDDFYENNDAWSVPSDPTRDDDVKQPPYYMTLQMPGQEEPAFSLTSNYIPQITQNAQQRNVLYGFLSAAGDAGTGEDGVKAEDYGTLRLLELPRSTTVPGPGQAQANFDSNATVSQELNLLRQGASEVLNGNMITLPVAGGILYVQPVYVRSSGGTTYPTLRKVLVSFGDKVGFADTLQGALDQVFDGDSGAVTPEEGQAGGESGQPAEPQDTAEQELQSALQEAQDALTKGQERLAEGDWAGYGEQQDRLNEALRRATAADDALNGDAGAPAPAEGAPAPAEGDAAQPAPQPEG
- a CDS encoding PspA/IM30 family protein; the protein is MVKQSILGRISTLAKANINAMLDKAEDPQKMLDQMVRDYTNNIAEAEAAVAQTIGNLRMMEEDYREDEEAARSWGQKALAASQKADDFRSQGDAANADKFDNLAKVAIERQMDAERQMKTAEPTIASQREIVDRLKSGLDQMKVKRQQLVSKRDELTARARTADAQTKVADAVKSIDIMDPTSEISRYEEKVRREEARVRGQQELAASSLDSQFESLEDLGEQTEVEARLAALKSGGAPAALEAGSDELTLDYSGEQSGTKTGTGTQA
- a CDS encoding sodium/glutamate symporter, with translation MEEQFTAWSVLVDAGLIGALLAVGTLARAVVTPLQILMIPASVIAGILGLILGPQFLGVMPFSSQLGTYGSILIVIVFVCLALTDDFDVRKIGRPVGAFASYGVLIYASQVAIGALVALLVLKPLFDTPDSFAVLLFAGWAGGFGSAAAVGQAYEANGDPTVASLAYTSATVGMIIGVVGGIIQAKHGAKRGHAKEYAGLTSIPEDLRTGVLDQVAERPVIGRHTFSAASVESLAFQVGIVAMIGAAAYGVVEWIKDMWPRVVGENGPELIIPAFAVAFVLGLIGRVLFQATRTAKFLDSPSLNSVSGTATDILIVCGIASIAPQVVVEFWQPLLVLFLVGLALSLFLGLVVAPRVMTDGWFEKQLFTWGWATGAVATGVAMLRIVDPKLKSGTMEQFGVAYIPVVPVEIAAVSFVPLLVIAGLSWAVVGIWGAIAVAAIAAAVLLVRTDPARRAPASV